A region of Mugil cephalus isolate CIBA_MC_2020 chromosome 3, CIBA_Mcephalus_1.1, whole genome shotgun sequence DNA encodes the following proteins:
- the ace2 gene encoding angiotensin-converting enzyme 2 produces the protein MSLRILLTLLAATCAVSAQSDVETRAREFLQRFSTNASEIMYQYSLASWAYNTNITDHNSDKVSEEGQRWGVFYSQMSEESQKFNINEIRDPEIILQLISLQDKGSGALSPDKAGHLSKVMSEMSTIYSTATVCMMDDPSNCQTLEPGLEHVMSHSRDYYERLHVWEGWRQQVGQKMRPLYEDYVDLKNEAAKLNGFEDYGAYWRYNYETIGEDGEFKYTRDDLMNDVRSIYKQIMPLYKELHAYVRAKLMEVYPNHIEANGPLPAHLLGDMWGRFWTNLYPLSVPYPEQPDIDVSSTMVEQDWHEERFFKEAEKFFMSVGLYKMFDNFWSNSMMVKPNDGRKVVCHPTAWDMGNSKDFRIKMCTKVNMDDFLTVHHEMGHNQYQMAYRNLSYLLRDGANEGFHEAVGEIMSLSAATPKHLQALELLPADFIYNNETEINFLLKQALTIVATLPFTYMLEEWRWQVFAGNITKDKWMQRWWEMKRDLVGVAEPFPRDETYCDPPALFHVSGDYSFIRYFTRTIYQFQFQKALCEAAQHKGALSTCDITGSKEAGTKLRNMLELGRSQSWTRALHTISGGSKMDAGPLLDYFQKLYDWLKVENQKHNRMVGWKTTGLSQPPYGIKVRLSLKAAMGENAYAWNPSELFLFKANIAYAMRQYYSQENKTLEFTSENVITYDEQPRVSFYIAVTNPNRTTYIPKATVEAAIRLSRGRINDAFYLDDKTLEFEGILPTLSPPVQQPVEVWLVVFGVVMGIVVLGGVYLIVSGVRERKKKAKAEVDNPYESSIDGEVNKAYDDSDGEQTGL, from the exons ATGTCTTTGAGGATTCTTTTAACGTTGCTGGCCGCGACCTGCGCTGTCTCTGCCCAGTCAGATGTGGAGACCAGGGCGAGGGAGTTTCTGCAAAGATTCAGTACCAATGCCTCTGAGATTATGTACCAGTATTCCCTGGCATCATGGGCATACAACACCAACATCACAGACCATAACTCAGACAAAGTG TCAGAAGAGGGGCAGCGTTGGGGCGTCTTCTACTCCCAGATGTCGGAAGAATCTCAGAAGTTTAACATCAACGAGATCAGAGACCCAGAAATCATATTACAGCTCATCTCCTTGCAAGACAAAGGCTCTGGAGCTCTGAGCCCCGACAAAGCCGGACAC CTGAGTAAGGTGATGAGCGAGATGAGCACAATCTACAGCACGGCGACGGTGTGTATGATGGACGATCCCTCTAACTGCCAGACTTTGGAGCCAG GCCTGGAGCACGTGATGTCCCACAGCCGAGACTACTATGAGCGCCTGCACGTGTGGGAGGGCTGGAGGCAACAGGTGGGGCAGAAGATGAGGCCCCTGTACGAAGACTACGTGGATCTGAAGAACGAGGCTGCCAAACTGAACG GCTTTGAAGACTATGGCGCTTACTGGAGATATAACTATGAGACCATCGGGGAGGATGGTGAGTTCAAGTACACCAGGGATGACCTGATGAATGACGTCCGTTCAATATACAAACAA atCATGCCTTTATACAAAGAGCTGCATGCCTATGTGAGAGCCAAGCTCATGGAGGTCTACCCAAACCACATTGAAGCAAACGGACCTCTGCCAGCCCACCTGTTGG GTGACATGTGGGGAAGATTCTGGACAAACCTGTACCCTCTATCAGTTCCCTACCCTGAACAACCAGATATCGATGTCAGCAGCACTATGGTGGAGCAG GATTGGCACGAGGAACGGTTTTTCAAGGAAGCCGAGAAATTCTTCATGTCTGTGGGTCTGTACAAGATGTTTGACAACTTCTGGAGTAACTCAATGATGGTGAAGCCCAATGATGGACGCAAGGTGGTCTGCCACCCCACAGCCTGGGACATGGGAAATAGTAAAGACTTCAG GATCAAAATGTGCACCAAGGTCAACATGGATGACTTCCTGACGGTGCACCATGAAATGGGTCACAACCAGTACCAGATGGCTTACCGCAACCTGTCTTACCTTCTGAGGGACGGCGCCAACGAGGGTTTCCACGAGGCTGTCGGGGAAATCATGTCCCTCTCCGCTGCAACACCCAAACACCTGCAGGCCCTGGAGCTCCTGCCCGCAgactttatttataataatg AAACGGAAATCAACTTCCTGCTCAAACAGGCCCTCACTATTGTGGCCACGTTGCCCTTCACCTACATGCTGGAGGAATGGAGGTGGCAGGTGTTTGCAGGCAACATCACCAAAGACAAATGGATGCAGCGCTGGTGGGAGATGAA GAGGGACCTGGTCGGGGTGGCGGAGCCGTTCCCAAGAGATGAGACTTACTGTGACCCCCCGGCTCTGTTCCATGTATCTGGAGACTACTCGTTCATTAG aTACTTCACAAGAACCATCTACCAGTTCCAGTTCCAAAAAGCGCTGTGTGAAGCAGCACAGCACAAAGGTGCCTTGTCTACATGTGACATCACTGGTTCCAAAGAAGCAGGGACCAAGCTGAG GAATATGTTGGAGCTGGGAAGGTCCCAGTCCTGGACCAGGGCTTTGCATACGATCTCCGGTGGCAGTAAGATGGATGCAGGCCCCCTTCTGGACTATTTCCAAAAACTTTATGACTGGTTGAAGGTAGagaaccagaaacacaacaggatGGTGGGATGGAAGACAACAGGTCTCTCGC aGCCACCATATGGTATCAAAGTGAGACTGAGTTTAAAGGCTGCCATGGGCGAAAACGCT tatgCCTGGAATCCCAGTGAGCTGTTCCTGTTCAAGGCCAACATTGCTTACGCTATGAGGCAGTACTACAGCCAGGAGAACAAGACCCTCGAGTTCAC ATCAGAGAACGTCATCACCTATGACGAACAGCCCAGAGTCTCCTTCTACATTGCGGTCACTAACCCAAACCGTACCACGTACATCCCAAAGGCCACGGTGGAAGCAGCCATCCG GTTAAGCCGTGGCCGAATCAACGATGCCTTCTATCTAGACGACAAGACGCTGGAGTTTGAGGGCATCCTGCCGACTCTGTCCCCTCCCGTGCAGCAGCCGGTCGAGGTGTGGCTGGTGGTGTTCGGCGTGGTCATGGGCATCGTGGTGCTGGGCGGCGTCTACCTCATCGTCTCCGGCGTCAGAGAGCGCAAAAA GAAAGCAAAGGCAGAAGTCGATAACCCCTACGAGTCAAGTATCGACGGGGAAGTTAACAAAGCCTATGACGACAGTGACGGTGAACAGACCGGACTCTGA